The Aquiluna sp. KACHI24 genome contains a region encoding:
- the gatC gene encoding Asp-tRNA(Asn)/Glu-tRNA(Gln) amidotransferase subunit GatC, giving the protein MSEITPDTVRHLASLARILVTDEEVERLAGELGVIVDSVAMVNQAVSGDVVATSHPIPMANVFREDVLRPSLTQAQALSSAPDSAEGRFRVAAILDEE; this is encoded by the coding sequence ATGTCTGAAATTACCCCAGATACCGTTAGGCACCTTGCCTCACTGGCCAGAATCCTGGTAACCGACGAGGAGGTGGAGCGACTCGCCGGCGAGCTCGGAGTAATTGTCGACTCCGTCGCGATGGTAAACCAAGCCGTATCCGGAGATGTGGTAGCCACCTCGCACCCAATCCCAATGGCAAATGTCTTTCGTGAGGATGTTCTAAGACCTTCTCTCACCCAGGCTCAGGCTCTCTCCAGCGCTCCAGATAGCGCAGAGGGTCGCTTCCGAGTCGCAGCAATTTTGGATGAGGAGTAA
- the gatA gene encoding Asp-tRNA(Asn)/Glu-tRNA(Gln) amidotransferase subunit GatA, giving the protein MSELVYRSASELAELIASKQVSSVEVTTAFFDRSEKLNPITNSYLHLNRELAIAAAKRADEQLAAGESVSVLHGVPIAVKDNLTTTDAPTTSGSKILEGWVPQYDATVVTKLRSAAMPILGKTNLDEFAMGSSTEYSAFGPSKNPWDLDRIPGGSGGGSSSAVSAHLAPVAIGSDTGGSIRFPAAVTGSVGAKPTYGAVSRYGLIALASSLDQIGPVANNVLDTALLQDVISGHDPMDSTSLPSSLGSMAQAVRQADPKGLRVGVVKQLSSDGFQPGVKELFDDTIAKLVAEGVEVVEVDCPSFEYAVAAYYLILPAEASSNLAKFDSVRFGLRVTPDGNPTIERVMAATREAGFGPEVKRRIILGTYALSSGYYDAYYGSAQKVRTLIQQDLNKAFEQVDVLLTPTAPTTAFKIGEKVNDPLAMYLNDIATIPANLAGIPGMSVPNGLAREDGLPSGVQILAPQMQDALMYRVGAIIEKLYLAQWGEPLLSKAPKLEAN; this is encoded by the coding sequence GTGTCTGAACTTGTCTACCGCTCAGCTTCTGAGCTGGCTGAACTGATTGCGAGCAAGCAGGTTTCTTCGGTTGAGGTGACCACGGCATTCTTTGATCGCTCCGAGAAGCTAAACCCGATTACCAACTCCTACCTGCACCTAAATCGCGAACTTGCGATTGCAGCTGCGAAGCGAGCTGATGAGCAGCTTGCAGCCGGTGAGTCAGTTTCGGTGCTGCACGGTGTTCCAATTGCCGTCAAGGACAACTTGACCACCACTGATGCGCCAACCACATCGGGATCCAAAATCCTTGAAGGCTGGGTGCCGCAGTATGACGCAACCGTGGTAACCAAGTTACGCTCCGCTGCAATGCCGATTTTGGGTAAGACCAACTTGGATGAGTTTGCGATGGGTTCCTCCACCGAGTACTCAGCTTTTGGTCCATCGAAGAACCCATGGGACCTTGATCGAATCCCAGGTGGTTCCGGTGGTGGCTCTTCATCCGCGGTTTCCGCTCACCTTGCTCCGGTTGCAATCGGTTCCGACACCGGTGGTTCAATTCGCTTCCCAGCGGCTGTGACCGGCTCGGTTGGAGCGAAGCCAACCTATGGTGCAGTTTCACGCTATGGCCTAATTGCACTTGCTTCTTCGCTAGACCAGATTGGTCCAGTCGCGAACAACGTTTTGGACACCGCACTGCTGCAAGATGTCATCTCAGGTCACGACCCGATGGACTCCACCTCACTTCCTAGCTCCCTTGGTTCAATGGCTCAGGCTGTGCGTCAGGCGGACCCAAAGGGTCTTCGCGTTGGTGTTGTGAAGCAGCTTTCATCCGATGGCTTCCAGCCTGGTGTCAAAGAACTCTTCGATGACACCATCGCTAAGTTGGTTGCCGAAGGTGTTGAGGTCGTCGAGGTTGATTGCCCAAGCTTTGAATATGCGGTCGCCGCCTACTACCTGATTCTGCCTGCAGAGGCATCATCAAACCTGGCAAAGTTTGACTCAGTTAGATTTGGCCTGCGGGTCACTCCAGATGGAAACCCAACCATCGAGCGCGTGATGGCCGCTACCCGCGAAGCTGGCTTCGGCCCTGAGGTAAAGCGCCGAATCATCCTTGGCACCTATGCACTGTCCTCGGGCTACTACGATGCCTACTACGGTTCAGCCCAGAAGGTAAGAACCCTGATCCAGCAGGATCTGAACAAGGCGTTTGAGCAGGTCGATGTTCTACTCACGCCTACCGCTCCTACCACCGCGTTCAAGATTGGCGAGAAGGTCAATGACCCGCTTGCGATGTACCTAAACGACATTGCAACAATTCCAGCGAACCTCGCTGGAATCCCCGGCATGTCCGTGCCTAACGGTCTCGCTCGTGAGGATGGCCTGCCATCTGGAGTCCAGATTCTTGCCCCTCAGATGCAGGACGCTCTGATGTACAGGGTGGGCGCAATCATCGAGAAGCTCTACCTCGCTCAGTGGGGCGAACCGCTTTTGAGCAAGGCACCAAAGTTGGAGGCAAACTAA
- the glgX gene encoding glycogen debranching protein GlgX yields MLEHRLADDAPQLGLSLSAGGGEFKVWSASADEISLHILNPDNTSESLHVIELEKTEGDIFAAQDERLHQGMKYVLRAKGPEGSRHAFQPERNLLDPYAKGLVRESPKDYHCVAVDTEFDWQGVTKPGIALSESIIYEAHLRGLTRVNPAIPEEIRGSYAALGHPATIDYLKNLGITAIELLPIQALISEPRLINLGLINYWGYNTINFFTPHMRYAAEATRAQGPSAILKELKTAIRELHRAGIEVIMDVVYNHTAEGGHKGLTYSYRGLDNSNYYRQDDFGNYQDTTGCGNSLNFGNPMVQKLALDSLRYWTQELQIDGYRFDLAATLARDENNHFNPQHPLLLAMQQDPIISEAKLIMEPWDVGMGGWQTGNFPAGFPEWNDRFRDSVRKFWLSDIAHARNNGSHHNTVQELAGRISGSQDIMVDGSPLGSINFITAHDGFTLWDLVSHNVKHNSANGEGNRDGANNNLSFNHGFEGETPNPSINFARRKAARNLIGTLLLSAGVPMLTAGDERLKSQGGNNNAYCQDNVITWQNWEPNSHQSDFELTVSHLIALRKQYPALRPRGFAHIDEPTPEHDQMLWFSIRGDEMGLEDWHNPERRVLQRLSYHLMNDGSKQGLLLVINGQEQVSNVTLPRREGIGSFELLWDSALELPPKRTILLNPGSKLRMVEASMQLFLVR; encoded by the coding sequence ATGCTTGAACACCGCCTTGCCGATGATGCTCCACAGCTTGGGCTCAGCCTCAGCGCTGGCGGTGGTGAATTCAAAGTTTGGTCAGCGAGCGCCGACGAAATCTCCCTACACATTCTGAACCCAGATAACACCTCAGAGTCATTACATGTAATAGAGCTTGAAAAGACCGAGGGCGATATCTTCGCGGCTCAGGACGAGCGTTTGCACCAAGGCATGAAATACGTTCTTCGGGCCAAAGGTCCCGAGGGTTCACGTCATGCCTTTCAACCCGAGCGCAATCTCCTAGATCCATACGCCAAGGGTCTAGTTCGCGAGAGTCCCAAGGATTACCACTGTGTGGCAGTAGACACCGAGTTTGACTGGCAGGGGGTCACTAAGCCAGGCATCGCGCTTTCTGAGAGCATCATTTATGAAGCACACCTCAGAGGGCTCACCCGCGTAAACCCGGCCATCCCTGAGGAGATCCGCGGGTCATACGCTGCCCTAGGCCACCCCGCGACCATCGACTATCTCAAAAACCTAGGCATCACAGCGATTGAGCTACTGCCCATTCAGGCTCTTATCTCTGAACCGCGCCTTATCAATCTTGGTCTTATCAACTACTGGGGCTACAACACCATCAACTTCTTTACCCCACACATGCGATACGCGGCCGAAGCAACCAGGGCCCAGGGTCCGAGCGCAATTCTCAAGGAATTGAAAACCGCTATCCGCGAACTGCACCGTGCGGGGATTGAGGTCATCATGGATGTGGTCTATAACCACACCGCAGAGGGTGGCCACAAAGGACTCACCTACTCCTATCGAGGTTTAGACAACTCGAACTACTACCGCCAAGACGATTTTGGTAACTACCAAGACACAACAGGCTGCGGCAACAGCTTGAACTTCGGTAACCCAATGGTTCAAAAGCTCGCCCTGGATTCGCTGCGCTATTGGACCCAGGAGCTACAGATTGATGGCTACCGCTTTGATCTAGCCGCCACGCTCGCACGGGACGAGAACAATCACTTCAACCCGCAACACCCATTGCTCTTAGCGATGCAACAAGATCCGATCATCTCCGAAGCAAAGCTAATCATGGAACCGTGGGATGTTGGTATGGGTGGTTGGCAGACCGGTAATTTCCCAGCCGGATTCCCCGAGTGGAACGATCGCTTTAGAGACTCGGTAAGAAAGTTCTGGCTCAGCGACATCGCGCACGCGAGAAACAACGGCAGCCACCACAACACCGTGCAGGAGCTTGCCGGTCGAATTTCCGGAAGCCAGGACATCATGGTGGACGGCTCCCCCTTGGGTAGCATCAACTTCATAACCGCACACGATGGCTTTACGCTCTGGGATTTGGTCTCACACAACGTCAAGCACAACAGCGCCAACGGTGAGGGAAACCGTGATGGCGCTAACAACAACCTCAGCTTCAATCACGGGTTTGAGGGCGAGACGCCAAACCCCTCTATCAACTTTGCCCGTCGCAAGGCAGCTCGCAATCTGATTGGAACCCTGCTGCTTTCAGCAGGCGTGCCAATGCTTACCGCCGGTGATGAAAGACTCAAATCCCAAGGCGGTAATAACAATGCCTACTGCCAAGACAACGTCATCACCTGGCAAAACTGGGAGCCAAACTCGCACCAAAGCGACTTTGAACTCACCGTCTCTCACCTCATTGCATTGCGCAAGCAATATCCGGCGCTCCGACCTAGGGGTTTTGCTCACATCGATGAACCCACCCCAGAGCACGACCAGATGCTTTGGTTCTCCATCCGTGGCGACGAGATGGGTCTTGAGGATTGGCACAACCCTGAAAGACGAGTGTTGCAGCGGCTGAGCTATCACCTCATGAACGATGGTTCTAAGCAGGGGTTACTGCTAGTGATCAACGGTCAAGAGCAGGTCAGCAATGTCACTTTGCCAAGACGAGAGGGCATTGGGTCGTTCGAGCTTTTGTGGGATAGCGCTCTTGAGCTACCCCCAAAGCGGACTATCTTGCTAAACCCCGGCTCCAAGCTTCGAATGGTTGAGGCCAGCATGCAGCTTTTCCTAGTTAGATAA
- the gatB gene encoding Asp-tRNA(Asn)/Glu-tRNA(Gln) amidotransferase subunit GatB translates to MAKDNLLSYEAALEQFEVVIGLEVHVELNTKTKMFCGCANVFGSEPNTNVCPICLGLPGSLPAVNKKAVESSMAIGLALGCKIAPTGRFARKNYFYPDLSKNFQTSQYDEPIAYDGEITIELETGESFKVLIERAHMEEDAGKLTHVGGATGRIQGAEYSLVDYNRAGVPLVEIVTKPIFGAGDKAPELAAAYVHAIRDIVKTMDVSDAKMERGNVRCDANVSLRPKGQEKLGTRTETKNVNSLRSIENAVRYEIQRQAYILSQGGTITQETRHWHEDRGYTSAGRPKSDADDYRYFPEPDLVPVQPDEAWIESIRASLPENPALRRKRLQAAWGFSDLEFRDVVNSDLLDQVEATVAAGAAPQAARKWWTGELARLANSQELDIASLAITPLQVAEIQKLIDSGELTDRMAREVVAGVLAGEGEPAVVIEKRGLKVVTDEGALIAAIDEALAKQPDVLEKIREGKIQAAGAVIGAVMQAMKGQADAARVRELILERANS, encoded by the coding sequence ATGGCTAAAGACAATTTGCTCTCATACGAGGCTGCCTTGGAGCAGTTCGAGGTCGTCATTGGTCTTGAGGTTCACGTTGAGCTAAATACCAAGACCAAGATGTTTTGCGGTTGCGCAAACGTGTTCGGATCAGAACCAAATACAAATGTTTGTCCAATCTGCCTAGGTCTTCCTGGCTCACTACCAGCCGTCAACAAGAAGGCCGTTGAGTCATCGATGGCGATCGGTTTGGCTCTTGGTTGCAAGATTGCCCCTACGGGACGTTTTGCAAGAAAGAACTATTTCTACCCAGACCTTTCAAAGAACTTCCAGACCTCGCAGTATGACGAGCCAATCGCTTATGACGGCGAGATCACAATTGAGCTTGAAACCGGTGAGAGCTTCAAGGTTTTGATTGAGCGCGCTCACATGGAGGAGGACGCTGGAAAGCTGACACACGTCGGTGGCGCAACCGGTCGTATTCAGGGAGCGGAATATTCGCTAGTTGATTACAACCGCGCTGGTGTGCCACTGGTTGAGATCGTGACCAAGCCGATCTTTGGCGCGGGCGATAAGGCGCCAGAACTAGCGGCTGCCTATGTACACGCTATTCGCGACATCGTAAAAACCATGGATGTCTCCGACGCCAAGATGGAGCGCGGAAACGTGCGCTGCGATGCCAACGTTTCACTTCGCCCAAAGGGCCAGGAGAAGCTCGGCACCAGAACTGAGACTAAGAACGTGAACTCGCTGCGTTCAATTGAGAACGCGGTGCGCTACGAGATTCAGCGCCAGGCATACATCTTGTCTCAGGGTGGCACTATCACTCAGGAAACCAGACACTGGCACGAGGACCGCGGCTACACCTCGGCGGGCAGACCAAAGTCCGACGCTGACGACTATCGCTACTTCCCAGAGCCAGACCTGGTTCCAGTTCAGCCAGATGAGGCTTGGATTGAATCGATTCGCGCTTCGCTCCCGGAGAACCCAGCCCTAAGACGCAAGCGTCTGCAGGCCGCGTGGGGCTTCAGCGACCTGGAATTCAGGGATGTTGTGAATTCAGATCTGCTCGATCAGGTTGAGGCAACCGTTGCCGCTGGAGCAGCCCCTCAGGCTGCCCGCAAATGGTGGACCGGTGAACTAGCTCGACTGGCAAACTCGCAGGAGCTAGATATCGCCTCGCTTGCCATCACTCCGCTGCAGGTTGCCGAGATTCAGAAGCTAATTGACTCCGGAGAGCTCACCGATCGCATGGCTCGAGAGGTCGTCGCCGGAGTGCTAGCCGGCGAGGGGGAACCCGCTGTGGTGATTGAAAAGCGTGGGCTCAAGGTTGTTACCGACGAGGGCGCATTGATTGCCGCGATCGATGAGGCGCTAGCTAAGCAGCCGGACGTTCTCGAGAAGATTCGCGAGGGCAAGATCCAGGCCGCTGGAGCAGTCATTGGTGCTGTCATGCAAGCCATGAAGGGTCAAGCCGATGCAGCCCGAGTCAGAGAGCTAATTCTCGAGCGCGCGAACTCCTAA
- the ligA gene encoding NAD-dependent DNA ligase LigA, with translation MSEKRIEELRRQIQYYRDAYYQENQSLISDYDYDLLERELKSLELAHGVAEGSPTVLVGGKASEVFAPVKHLTPMMSLDNAFSEEEFLAWSQRAGGGPFLCEPKIDGLALSITYENGVLVKAATRGDGETGEDVTQNVLTIQGVPHRLSGSNHPAVIEIRGEVYFPLKAFEKLNADLVAAGKPPFANPRNSASGSLRQKDPAVTASRPLRMLVHGFGSFEGLNTQSEVYQLLESWGLPTTKQFAVAQDATSAYKFITQLSQKRHDLEHEIDGVVVKVDELSRQRELGATSRAPRWAIAYKYPPEQVNTKLLDIKVSIGRTGRATPFAVLAPVKVAGSEVEFATLHNQDQVRAKGILIGDTVVLRKAGDVIPEILGPVVALRNGSEREFVMPTHCPECSFELAPAQEGDVDLRCPNAESCPAQLRERIAYIGSRAALDIEALGYVSATALTQPLEPSQPPVQSEADLFDLTLEKLLPIRAYVLDPDTGLPKHDADGNPKIVDFFRKKDGSPAEVALKLLANLEEAKTRELWKILTSLSIRHVGPVAARALCNEFGSIEKILQASEDELSQVDGVGPTLASSIKDWYQESWHQRIIERWKASGVQLEIPDFAGPVLTDGIFSGMTIVVTGSMQSMTREDAEAKIIAQGGKASSSVSKKTSFVVAGPGAGSKLAKAEELGIEVIDEATFIARLAS, from the coding sequence ATGTCTGAAAAGCGGATCGAAGAGCTTCGTCGCCAAATTCAGTACTACCGCGATGCCTACTACCAGGAGAATCAGTCGCTGATTTCGGATTATGACTACGACCTTTTGGAGCGCGAACTCAAGAGCCTGGAGTTAGCGCACGGCGTTGCCGAGGGCTCGCCAACGGTTTTGGTTGGTGGCAAAGCCAGCGAGGTATTTGCTCCCGTGAAGCACCTAACCCCGATGATGTCTTTAGATAACGCCTTCAGCGAGGAAGAGTTTCTAGCTTGGTCACAACGAGCCGGAGGCGGCCCTTTTCTTTGTGAACCAAAAATTGATGGCCTGGCACTTTCCATCACCTACGAAAACGGGGTCTTGGTCAAGGCTGCAACTAGAGGTGATGGTGAAACTGGTGAGGATGTCACACAGAATGTGCTCACGATACAAGGTGTTCCTCACAGACTCAGTGGCTCAAACCACCCAGCGGTAATTGAAATCAGGGGAGAGGTTTATTTCCCACTCAAAGCCTTCGAAAAGCTAAATGCCGATTTGGTTGCCGCCGGCAAACCACCGTTTGCTAACCCGAGAAACTCTGCTTCTGGCTCCCTTCGTCAAAAGGACCCTGCTGTTACCGCATCCAGACCGCTTCGCATGTTGGTGCACGGCTTCGGAAGCTTCGAGGGTCTCAATACCCAATCCGAGGTTTATCAGCTGCTGGAGAGTTGGGGTCTACCAACCACCAAACAGTTCGCAGTTGCCCAGGATGCAACTAGCGCTTACAAGTTCATCACTCAACTGAGTCAAAAGCGCCACGATCTTGAGCATGAAATCGACGGGGTGGTGGTGAAGGTAGATGAGCTCTCGAGGCAACGCGAACTCGGTGCTACTTCAAGGGCGCCTAGGTGGGCGATTGCTTATAAATACCCACCCGAGCAGGTCAACACCAAGCTTTTGGACATCAAGGTGTCAATTGGTAGAACCGGTAGGGCAACCCCGTTCGCAGTCCTGGCTCCTGTAAAGGTTGCTGGATCAGAGGTTGAGTTCGCAACCTTGCACAATCAAGACCAGGTCAGAGCTAAGGGCATTTTGATTGGCGACACCGTCGTACTGCGAAAAGCCGGAGACGTGATCCCAGAGATATTGGGTCCAGTAGTTGCGCTGCGCAACGGCTCAGAGCGGGAATTTGTAATGCCAACCCACTGTCCCGAGTGCTCATTTGAGCTTGCCCCTGCGCAAGAGGGGGATGTTGATCTGAGGTGCCCTAATGCCGAGAGTTGTCCTGCACAGCTCAGGGAGCGCATCGCATACATCGGTTCTCGAGCAGCGCTGGACATCGAAGCTCTCGGTTATGTGAGCGCGACTGCGCTCACTCAGCCTCTCGAGCCCTCGCAGCCACCGGTGCAGAGCGAGGCGGACCTTTTTGATCTGACTCTTGAAAAACTCTTACCGATTCGGGCTTATGTCTTGGACCCAGATACTGGACTGCCGAAGCACGACGCCGATGGTAATCCCAAGATTGTCGACTTCTTCCGCAAGAAGGACGGCTCTCCAGCCGAGGTCGCGCTCAAGCTCCTGGCAAATCTAGAAGAAGCCAAAACTCGCGAGCTTTGGAAGATTCTCACTTCGTTATCAATTCGCCATGTCGGACCCGTCGCGGCTAGAGCACTATGCAATGAATTTGGATCCATCGAAAAGATTCTTCAGGCCAGCGAAGATGAGCTATCTCAGGTTGACGGAGTGGGTCCAACCTTGGCTTCGTCAATCAAGGATTGGTATCAAGAGAGCTGGCACCAGCGCATCATTGAGCGCTGGAAAGCGTCTGGGGTGCAGCTAGAGATTCCAGACTTCGCGGGGCCAGTTTTGACCGACGGAATCTTTAGTGGAATGACCATTGTTGTCACTGGCAGCATGCAGTCAATGACTCGCGAGGATGCCGAAGCCAAGATCATTGCGCAGGGCGGCAAGGCCAGTTCTTCGGTATCGAAGAAGACCTCATTTGTGGTGGCTGGCCCCGGTGCTGGCTCGAAGCTTGCCAAGGCTGAGGAGCTCGGCATCGAGGTAATCGACGAAGCTACCTTTATCGCCCGACTAGCTAGCTAA
- a CDS encoding cysteine desulfurase family protein: MRVFLDHASTTPVRPAAIEALSSALQLVGNPSSVHTSGQGSRAVLEDARDLLANLAGADRNEVVFLSGGTEANNQAIKGLYWASGKRLIISSPTEHHAVLDPILWLQEHEGAEVIWLDVATSGEINLDQLREIVTARKDEIAFISLMWVNNETGVITDIDQVVRIAQGIPVHCDAVAAFGHLPINFKSSGLASMAISGHKFGAPIGVGALFVSRSQKPTPLLHGGSQERSLRSGTMSYPLAAALSAAAQAAMQDREEREAKLGELRDHLEREVQTAFPEVIKTSVGANRIAHTSNLIFPGAQSDSLLFLLDQQGISASSGSACTAGVLAPSHVLTAMGYDPELADCAIRITLGHTTTLSDIESFLNAIKLCYPIALRDGANQKAI; encoded by the coding sequence ATGAGAGTTTTTCTGGACCACGCCTCAACCACTCCGGTTCGCCCTGCGGCAATCGAGGCACTTAGTAGCGCCCTGCAATTGGTTGGTAATCCATCCTCTGTCCACACCTCGGGTCAGGGCTCCAGGGCCGTACTGGAGGACGCACGAGACCTATTGGCAAACCTTGCAGGAGCTGATCGCAACGAGGTGGTTTTCCTATCGGGTGGGACTGAGGCCAACAACCAAGCGATCAAGGGTCTCTACTGGGCCTCTGGTAAGCGCTTGATTATTTCCTCACCCACTGAGCACCATGCGGTGTTGGACCCGATTCTTTGGCTTCAGGAGCATGAAGGAGCCGAGGTCATCTGGCTAGATGTTGCTACATCTGGCGAGATAAACCTGGATCAGCTTCGAGAGATAGTAACTGCGCGAAAAGACGAGATTGCTTTCATCAGCCTGATGTGGGTAAACAATGAAACCGGGGTCATTACTGACATTGACCAGGTTGTGAGAATCGCCCAGGGAATCCCGGTGCACTGCGATGCAGTCGCAGCTTTTGGACATTTGCCAATCAACTTCAAATCATCAGGGCTTGCATCGATGGCAATTTCCGGCCACAAATTTGGAGCGCCAATCGGTGTCGGGGCACTCTTTGTTTCCCGCTCTCAAAAGCCAACCCCTTTGCTACACGGCGGCTCTCAAGAGCGCAGCCTCCGCTCCGGCACCATGAGCTATCCGCTGGCTGCCGCGCTATCAGCTGCGGCGCAGGCGGCCATGCAGGATCGAGAAGAGCGTGAGGCAAAACTCGGTGAGCTAAGGGACCATCTAGAGCGGGAGGTTCAAACAGCGTTTCCAGAAGTCATCAAGACCAGCGTTGGAGCCAACCGAATCGCTCACACCAGCAACTTGATTTTCCCTGGTGCTCAAAGCGACAGTCTTTTGTTTTTGCTCGATCAGCAAGGCATCAGCGCATCTTCTGGCAGCGCCTGCACCGCAGGGGTTCTAGCTCCATCCCATGTTCTAACTGCCATGGGGTATGACCCGGAGCTCGCTGACTGTGCGATTCGAATCACACTTGGTCACACCACGACACTCTCAGACATTGAGTCCTTTTTGAATGCCATCAAACTTTGCTACCCAATCGCGCTAAGGGATGGCGCAAACCAAAAGGCAATTTAG
- the mnmA gene encoding tRNA 2-thiouridine(34) synthase MnmA → MKVLAAMSGGVDSAVAAARAVEAGHEVVGVHLALSRMPGTLRTGSRGCCTIEDSMDAQRAANKLGIPFYVWDFSERFKLDVVDDFVAEYQAGRTPNPCMRCNERIKFAALLEKGLALGFDAVCTGHYASIIEDQLGNLELHRSLAMAKDQSYVLGVLTQEQLRHSMFPLGATASKELIRQEAAERGLSVANKPDSYDICFIPEGDTREWLREFVPSEPGKIIDTEGNEVGTHDGHVGFTIGQRKGLRLGRPAKDGKPRYVLEIRPKTKEVIVGPEEALQITQLAGSRYSWCGLAPKETAEFFDCEVQVRAHGDTVPARAAVVDGELVIELTQPLYGVAPGQTAVIYLGTRVLGQTTIDRTVSAVAINV, encoded by the coding sequence GTGAAAGTTTTAGCAGCCATGAGCGGTGGAGTTGACTCCGCGGTAGCGGCTGCTCGCGCGGTTGAAGCGGGCCACGAAGTAGTGGGAGTTCACCTAGCGCTGTCGCGCATGCCAGGTACCTTGAGAACAGGCTCTCGAGGCTGCTGCACCATCGAAGATTCGATGGACGCGCAACGTGCAGCAAACAAGCTAGGAATCCCGTTTTATGTCTGGGACTTCTCGGAGCGATTCAAGCTTGATGTTGTCGATGATTTTGTCGCCGAGTATCAAGCGGGTAGAACCCCAAACCCATGCATGCGTTGCAATGAGCGCATCAAGTTCGCAGCGCTCTTGGAAAAGGGTTTGGCACTTGGTTTTGATGCGGTCTGCACCGGTCACTACGCCTCGATAATCGAGGATCAGCTGGGAAACCTTGAACTTCACAGGTCGTTAGCGATGGCAAAGGACCAAAGCTATGTCCTTGGGGTGCTAACCCAAGAGCAGCTTCGTCATTCGATGTTTCCGCTAGGGGCCACTGCATCTAAAGAATTGATTCGCCAAGAGGCTGCAGAGCGTGGTCTGAGCGTTGCTAATAAGCCTGACAGCTATGACATCTGCTTCATCCCAGAGGGAGACACCAGAGAGTGGCTGAGGGAGTTTGTGCCCTCAGAGCCGGGCAAGATAATCGACACCGAGGGCAACGAAGTTGGTACCCACGATGGTCACGTTGGTTTCACCATTGGCCAGCGTAAGGGTCTGCGGCTTGGAAGGCCTGCAAAGGACGGTAAGCCCAGATACGTTTTGGAGATCAGACCCAAGACTAAAGAGGTGATTGTTGGTCCTGAGGAGGCACTGCAAATCACTCAACTGGCAGGATCACGCTACAGCTGGTGTGGATTGGCTCCTAAAGAAACGGCAGAGTTCTTTGACTGTGAGGTTCAAGTTCGTGCTCACGGCGATACTGTGCCCGCCAGGGCTGCAGTAGTAGATGGTGAGCTGGTCATCGAGCTGACTCAGCCGCTATATGGAGTGGCACCTGGCCAAACCGCAGTAATTTACCTCGGCACCAGAGTGCTTGGTCAAACCACGATCGACAGAACCGTCTCGGCGGTGGCAATCAATGTCTGA